From a region of the Mercurialis annua linkage group LG1-X, ddMerAnnu1.2, whole genome shotgun sequence genome:
- the LOC126664765 gene encoding uncharacterized protein LOC126664765 has translation MPKLKSLSGAISPINTQFNNNENSALIKYFCSGGSPITSINNDVAFSSPEITTKSSSGSNSVGRRSSFSSLSSIQNVMMMSPSPSHKVVYRTPTMKVVDDDVLVMDGVLVENSSASSKGSNKFSSRYKLMTSDHSSFHSCGSSFNSGNADPTSFKSELCRSWENFGHCRYGSKCQFAHGQEEVRPACFNYSESSSSRSYAQAVAPESSTSPLAPRDEGIHMSSTVNVSEYPGLDIISPDVKTGHYRKQRMHTNSESSKKSLNSTLNDQTATDNLSTQTELPEKISTVDTIYKPWFPSDDGIECALPGDESELSKEEFDAHVQKVLYDPSTRKRLSVFAEFCQNQEE, from the exons ATGCCCAAACTCAAATCCCTAAGCGGCGCCATTTCACCGATCAACACACAGTTTAACAACAACGAAAACTCCGCTCTCATCAAATACTTCTGCTCCGGCGGATCTCCGATCACCTCGATCAACAATGACGTCGCGTTTTCATCTCCGGAGATCACCACCAAATCCTCTTCCGGAAGTAACAGCGTCGGAAGACGATCGTCATTCTCGTCGCTGTCTTCCATACAAAATGTGATGATGATGTCGCCGTCGCCGTCGCATAAGGTTGTGTATCGGACGCCGACGATGAAAGTAGTGGATGATGATGTGCTTGTGATGGACGGAGTGTTGGTTGAGAATTCGTCGGCGTCTTCTAAAGGCAGTAATAAGTTCTCTTCCAGGTATAAACTAATGACGTCGGATCATTCGTCGTTTCATTCTTGTGGCTCGTCGTTTAACTCTGGCAATGCTGATCCTACGTCGTTTAAGAGTGAGCTGTGTCGTTCTTGGGAGAATTTTGGACATTGCCGTTACGGTTCCAAATGTCAG TTTGCACATGGACAAGAAGAAGTACGACCCGCTTGTTTCAACTATTCTGAA TCATCTTCGTCAAGATCATATGCGCAAGCAGTCGCACCGGAGTCTTCTACATCTCCATTGGCTCCGAGAGATGAAGGAATCCATATGAGCAGCACCGTCAATGTATCTGAATACCCTGGTTTGGACATTATCAGCCCAGATGTTAAAACTGGCCATTACAGGAAACAAAGAATGCACACCAACTCAGAATCGTCCAAGAAAAGCTTAAACTCTACTCTCAATGATCAAACCGCAACGGACAATCTCTCCACCCAAACAGAACTCCCCGAGAAAATCTCCACAGTTGATACAATTTATAAACCCTGGTTTCCCTCTGACGATGGCATTGAGTGTGCTTTACCGGGAGATGAATCGGAATTATCGAAGGAAGAATTTGATGCTCATGTTCAGAAAGTTCTTTATGATCCAAGTACAAGGAAGAGGCTGTCTGTGTTTGCTGAATTTTGTCAAAACCAGGAGGAGTAA
- the LOC126674900 gene encoding uncharacterized protein LOC126674900 encodes MCLTLMFAVKKLRHYLQAHQIQLISKAGLIKYVMSKPVLSGRLAKWALLLQKFDISYVSQKAVKGQALADFLADPPIPDNWEFSNDFPDEDVFLIQSSPWKMYFDGAACQNAEYQALILDLDVAIVMNIDHINVFGYSKLVVNQLLSIYEVKKPELIPYFQHANRQIERFDIINIEHVPRKENKQADALANLAATLTLSNTEVQVIVYDEEAIKALEEAHSEVCGAHQSGPKLHFHIKRMGYYWPIMVKDYMEYAKKCQGCQFYENIIRQPHEPLHPTVAFWSFDAWGLDVVSPLPKIYGGTPRYIITDNGKEFSNKAMDTLCVEFKFEQYNSFVYNAPANGLAKAFNKTLCSLLKKNVSRTKRDWHERPGEALCAYRITHRTATGATPYSLVYGTKAVVPLECQVPSLRIAIQEGLSSDENARLRLKELEALDEKGLEAQQRLECYQARMSKAFNKKREQPVVRLLLHNLEDVAGREPAADLVFYKNLMWFGPLLDLLESLCLNGWISFLKGRIGNFGLFLNRILYCATLCVPLLVRKLRVKEVNCRKGCQSGDLLNDGKMRGNNYLGFLGPLLILQFWDIKNLARSSYFNCMSIYG; translated from the exons ATGTGTTTGACATTGATGTTTGCAGTTAAGAAACTCAGACACTATCTACAAGCTCATCAAATTCAACTAATCTCTAAGGCTGGTCTAATCAAGTACGTCATGTCAAAACCAGTCCTTTCGGGTAGATTGGCGAAATGGGCTCTTTTACTGCAAAAATTTGATATAAGCTACGTTTCTCAAAAGGCAGTCAAGGGTCAAGCGCTTGCAGACTTTCTAGCTGATCCTCCTATTCCAGATAATTGGGAGTTCTCCAATGACTTTCCGGATGAGGATGTATTTCTCATTCAAAGCTCGCCTTGGAAGATGTACTTTGATGGAGCTGCTTGTCAAAATG CTGAATATCAAGCATTGATACTAGATCTTGATGTGGCGATTGTGATGAACATCGATCATATCAATGTGTTTGGATATTCAAAATTGGTGGTCAACCAACTTCTTTCAATTTATGAGGTAAAGAAACCTGAGTTGATACCATACTTTCAACATGCTAATAGACAAATCGAGAGGTTTGATATCATCAACATTGAACATGTACCTAGAAAAGAAAATAAGCAAGCAGATGCATTGGCTAATCTTGCAGCAACTTTAACTCTTTCAAACACAGAAGTTCAAGTAATTGTTT ATGATGAAGAAGCCATAAAGGCGTTGGAAGAAGCGCACTCAGAGGTGTGTGGAGCCCATCAATCAGGTCCTAAACTTCATTTCCATATCAAAAGAATGGGCTATTATTGGCCTATAATGGTAAAAGACTATATGGAGTATGCTAAGAAGTGCCAAGGATGTCAATTCTATGAAAATATCATTCGTCAACCTCATGAGCCGCTTCATCCAACTGTTGCTTTTTGGTCTTTTGATGCTTGGGGATTAGATGTTGTTAGTCCTCTGCCAAAAATTTATGGAGG AACTCCGCGTTACATCATCACGGATAATGGAAAAGAATTCTCCAATAAGGCTATGGACACGTTATGTGTGGAATTCAAATTCGAACAATACAACTCATTCGTGTATAATGCACCAGCCAATGGTCTCGCGAAAGCTTTCAACAAAACCTTATGCAGTTTGCTTAAGAAGAATGTGAGCCGCACTAAGAGAGATTGGCATGAAAGGCCAGGAGAAGCTTTATGTGCTTATCGTATTACACATAGAACAGCAACCGGGGCAACTCCATATTCACTTGTGTATGGTACAAAAGCTGTAGTACCGTTAGAATGTCAAGTTCCATCTCTAAGGATCGCCATCCAAGAAGGCCTTTCTAGTGATGAAAATGCACGCTTGCGCCTGAAAGAATTGGAAGCTCTAGATGAGAAGGGGTTGGAAGCACAACAAAGATTGGAGTGTTATCAAGCCAGAATGTCAAAAGCCTTCAACAAGAAG AGAGAACAACCTGTTGTTCGTTTACTTCTTCACAATTTGGAAGATGTTGCTGGGCGGGAACCAGCTGCTGATCTAG TGTTCTACAAAAATTTAATGTGGTTTGGTCCTTTACTAGATCTTTTGGAGAGTTTATGTCTCAATGGGTGGATATCGTTCCTAAAGGGCCGTATTGGAAACTTTG GCCTTTTTCTGAATCGTATCCTCTATTGTGCCACCCTGTgtgtgccacttcttgtgcgaaagcttAGAGTTAAG GAAGTCAATTGCAGGAAAGGATGCCAATCTGGTGACTTATTGAACGAT GGCAAGATGAGGGGCAATAATTATTTAGGCTTTCTTGGCCCTCTATTGATATTGCAATTTTgggatattaaaaatttagctaGGAGTTCATATTTTAATTGCATGAGTATTTATGGATAA